One stretch of Thalassophryne amazonica chromosome 17, fThaAma1.1, whole genome shotgun sequence DNA includes these proteins:
- the pgam2 gene encoding phosphoglycerate mutase 2: protein MAGVHRLVIVRHGESTWNQENRFCGWFDADLSEKGLNEAKCGAKAIKEAGMKFDVCYTSVLKRAIKTLWTILEGTDQMWLPVIRTWRLNERHYGGLIGLNKAETAEKHGEEQVKIWRRSFDIPPPPMDSAHPYYKNISESRRYKDLKPGELPTCESLKDTIARALPFWNEVIVPQIKAGKNVLIAAHGNSLRGIVKHLEDMSDAAIMELNLPTGIPIVYELDANLKPVKPMSFLGDEETVKKAMEAVAAQGKVKK, encoded by the exons ATGGCTGGAGTGCATCGCTTGGTTATCGTTCGCCATGGCGAGAGTACCTGGAACCAAGAGAACCGCTTCTGTGGCTGGTTCGACGCCGACCTTAGCGAGAAGGGCTTGAATGAGGCCAAGTGTGGCGCTAAGGCCATCAAAGAGGCTGGCATGAAGTTTGATGTGTGCTACACCTCCGTGCTTAAACGTGCCATCAAAACCCTGTGGACCATCCTGGAAGGCACAGACCAGATGTGGCTGCCCGTTATTCGCACATGGCGCCTGAATGAGCGCCACTACGGAGGCCTGATTGGTCTCAACAAGGCCGAGACAGCTGAAAAACACGGTGaggaacaggtgaagatctggcgTCGGTCCTTTGACATCCCACCCCCGCCCATGGACAGCGCCCACCCTTACTACAAAAACATCAGTGAg TCCAGACGCTACAAAGACCTGAAACCTGGTGAACTGCCCACATGTGAGTCCCTGAAGGACACCATCGCCCGGGCCCTGCCCTTCTGGAATGAAGTCATCGTTCCTCAAATCAAAGCAGGGAAAAACGTCCTCATTGCCGCTCACGGGAACAGCCTCCGTGGCATCGTCAAGCACTTAGAGG ATATGAGCGATGCAGCCATCATGGAGCTGAACCTGCCGACAGGAATCCCAATCGTTTACGAGCTGGACGCCAATCTGAAGCCCGTTAAGCCCATGTCCTTCCTAGGAGATGAGGAAACCGTAAAGAAGGCCATGGAGGCTGTGGCCGCTCAGGGCAAAGTGAAAAAGTAA